The genome window AGGGATTCAACGACTCTGTTGTTCAAACCTCGGAAGACAATTCGATCCTGATTCGGATGAAGGAGCTGAAAGAGGGCTCCCCGGTGAAGGCCGAGATCGAAGACGAGTTCCGCAGCCAGTTCGGCGAGTTCACCGAACTGCAGATCGAGACCGTTGGGCCTACCGTCGGTAATCAGATTCGTAACCGCGCTATCATGGCAGTCATTCTCGCCTCGATCGGCGTGCTGTTGTATATCGCCTGGGCGTTCCGCAATACCGAGCGTCCTGTCCTCTACGGCGCGTTTGCAATCGTCGCCATGCTTCACGACGTTCTGTTCGTCCTTGGCGTGTTCTCGATCCTCGGCTGGGTCGCAGACGTAGAGATCGACGCGCTATTTGTCACAGCAGTCCTGACCGTCATGGGCTTCTCCGTCCACGATACGATCGTCGTCTTCGACCGTATCCGCGAAAACCTGGACCGACGCATTGCGCCGACCTACGAAGAGACTGTGAACTTCAGCGTCGCGCAAACAGTTGTGCGATCCCTGAACACCTCGCTCACCGTCATCCTGACGCTCGCAGCGCTCTATCTCTTTGGTGGTGAATCGACGCGCTGGTTCGTGTTTGCGCTGCTCATCGGCGTCGCGGCAGGTACCTACTCGTCGATCTTCAACGCCAGCCAGTTGCTTGTGTCGTGGCGCAACGGCGAGATTCAGCGCTTCTTCACGTTCTGGCGGAAGCCGTCCGACTCCCGCGCGCGTACCGCCTGATCGAATGACGACGGACGGATCGCCGACCCCGCAGCGCGTTGCCGTCATCGGCGGCGGCATCGCCGGGCTAACTGCAGCCTATCGACTGGCTAAACAAGGGCACCAGGTCACGCTCTGGGAGCAGGACACGAAGCTCGGCGGTCTGGCCGCCGCCTTCCCGCTCGAAAACGGCGCGCCAATCGAAAAGTTCTATCACCACCTGTTTATGAGCGATGCGGCGATCACCGAGCTCATCAACGAGCTTGGCATCGGTGACCATCTGCGCTGGATCGATTCAAACGTTGGATTCTTCTACGACGGCAAGATCTATTCGCTGACCTCGGCAACCGATCTCCTCCGGCTCTCATTCATCCCGATGATCGACCGGCTGCGCATCGGATTCACGACGCTGTACCTGCAGCGCATCACCGAAGCAAGCGGACGCTGGAAGCGCTTCGAGAAGGTGACAGCCTGGGAGTGGCTGCGCAAAGCCGTCGGGCAGCGCGCGTTCGACCGCGTCTGGGGCGCACAGCTGCGAGCCAAGTGGGGGCCGCGCGCGACCGAAGTCTCGATGGTCTGGTTCTGGAACAAGGTGTTTTTGCGGACGCAGTCACGGCCAGGACTGCTGGCGCGTGAGCAACTGGGGTATATCGACGGCAGCTTCAACGTCCTGATCGACCGCCTGGCCGAGCGCTGCCGGGAGTTGGGGGTCGACATCCGCTCAGGCGTTGGCATCTCCAACTTGCAGATCAATGACAACGGGCCGGCACGTTTTACCCTCACCGGCACAGACTGCGCGTCGCATGAAGCGGACATCACCGTCGCGACAATCCCGTCCCCGCTTGTCCTCAAGCTCGTGCCGGATCTGCCGGAGCCCTATCGGTCGCAGATGACCTCGATGACGTATCAGGGGGCGCTGGTCGTTTTGCTGCGGCTAGACCGCAAGCTCTCGGACACCTACTGGTTGAACATCGGCGACGAGCGACTGCCGTTTACCGGGATCATCGAGCACACAAACCTCATCGACCCGGCCGTCTATGGCAACACGCATCTTGTCTATCTCGGGAAGTATCTGGACTGGGACCACCCATTCATCCAGATGTCAGACGAAGAGATTCGATCCGAGTTACTGCCAAAGCTTCGGCTCATCAATCCGGCGTTCGACGAATCCTGGGTCAAAGAGATGTGGGTGTTCCGCGCTCGCGCAGCGCAGCCGGTCATCACCCTGGACTACTCCAGTAAGGTGCCGGCACTGCGAACACCGATCGACGGACTGTATGTCGCCAATATGTCGCAGATCTACCCGGAAGATCGAGGCACGAACTACGCCGTCGATCTGGGCAATCGGGTGGCAACTCTTGTTGCCGACGATCTTACAAACCAACGTTCCTAGACCAGGGCCGATCATCCCAGATCAGCGCGACCGGCGCGGTTCAGGATGGTTCGCAGATGCTACAATCCATGCTGGCTCCGCACCCGTGCGCGCCATCTCGCGCCCGTAGCTCAGTGGATAGAGCGCTTGCCTCCGGAGCAAGAGGCCACAGGTTCGAATCCTGTCGGGCGTACCACTTTCCTCGCGTCATGTCGGGTGCGTGTCACCTCGCTACAACGCTTGCGCCACGCAGCTCGTGTCGCACTGACGTCCGCTCCTCCTGCTGAATTACCAACGCGACCCGTACGTGATTCCAACTACTGACGGGTACTTGGCAAGTCAATTTATCCGAGTCACGTCAAGTGCCGAATTTCGTGTCGTCCTTGACTTCCTGACAAATCTGGACAGAGGTGTACGTACACTTTATACTCGACTGCGGGAGGATGGTGCGTTGGAGGATCTGAGTGCCACTCTCGTGAGCAGACAATCGATCAGTCTCTTTCACGACACTGTCGTGGTCGTCGCGTTCACCTCAATCTGAGGGAGGCAGACAATGGTATTCCGCAAAGAGAGTCGCGCAGATTCATTCCAACGGCAGATATCGACCTTGCGCCAGCAGCTTGGATCCGACCAGGACGAAGGCGACGAGATTGAAGATGACGCCGAGGCGTATCCGCTGCCCAGCGACTCTTCGCCTCGAATTGCCTCACCTGCGCCTGCGATGAGCCAGCCGCACCAACCGCCGCGGATGGCGGATTCAGCGACTGGCGTCGTGGCTGCCAACTCCAGCTGGTCGGGCACTCTCTCGTCAGACGGCTCCGTTCAGATCTTCGGTTCGATCGAAGGGGAGCTGACGGCGGCAGATGAGATCTATGTTGCCGAAGGCGCGACGGTGAAAGCCATGCTTCGCGCGCGCACGATTGTCGTTGCCGGTACGGTGCTGGGAACCATCGATTGCCTCGGCCGACTGGAAGTGCTGCCGACCGGGATCATCTCCGGGGATGTACAGTCGCCGACGCTGATCGTGCATGAGGGTGCATCTGTTGAAGGCGAAATGAAGATGCAGCTCTCGGAAGCGACGGAATGACGCAGGCAGGACACGATCGAAGGAGTATCCACCGATGAGCATTCGCGGATCAGCTGGATCGACCGACCTTGCGGCATCTCAGTCACTCAATGGAAGCCGTTCACTGGTTGATCGCCACACGTCGGTCGACGGCACGCTGGAGACCGAAC of Thermomicrobiales bacterium contains these proteins:
- the secF gene encoding protein translocase subunit SecF, whose translation is MIDIVGKRHIWYAVSAILLLPGIIALFVHGLSLGIDFTGGTSWELQFNQPVDSQQVRTILAGQGFNDSVVQTSEDNSILIRMKELKEGSPVKAEIEDEFRSQFGEFTELQIETVGPTVGNQIRNRAIMAVILASIGVLLYIAWAFRNTERPVLYGAFAIVAMLHDVLFVLGVFSILGWVADVEIDALFVTAVLTVMGFSVHDTIVVFDRIRENLDRRIAPTYEETVNFSVAQTVVRSLNTSLTVILTLAALYLFGGESTRWFVFALLIGVAAGTYSSIFNASQLLVSWRNGEIQRFFTFWRKPSDSRARTA
- a CDS encoding NAD(P)/FAD-dependent oxidoreductase, which encodes MTTDGSPTPQRVAVIGGGIAGLTAAYRLAKQGHQVTLWEQDTKLGGLAAAFPLENGAPIEKFYHHLFMSDAAITELINELGIGDHLRWIDSNVGFFYDGKIYSLTSATDLLRLSFIPMIDRLRIGFTTLYLQRITEASGRWKRFEKVTAWEWLRKAVGQRAFDRVWGAQLRAKWGPRATEVSMVWFWNKVFLRTQSRPGLLAREQLGYIDGSFNVLIDRLAERCRELGVDIRSGVGISNLQINDNGPARFTLTGTDCASHEADITVATIPSPLVLKLVPDLPEPYRSQMTSMTYQGALVVLLRLDRKLSDTYWLNIGDERLPFTGIIEHTNLIDPAVYGNTHLVYLGKYLDWDHPFIQMSDEEIRSELLPKLRLINPAFDESWVKEMWVFRARAAQPVITLDYSSKVPALRTPIDGLYVANMSQIYPEDRGTNYAVDLGNRVATLVADDLTNQRS
- a CDS encoding polymer-forming cytoskeletal protein, yielding MVFRKESRADSFQRQISTLRQQLGSDQDEGDEIEDDAEAYPLPSDSSPRIASPAPAMSQPHQPPRMADSATGVVAANSSWSGTLSSDGSVQIFGSIEGELTAADEIYVAEGATVKAMLRARTIVVAGTVLGTIDCLGRLEVLPTGIISGDVQSPTLIVHEGASVEGEMKMQLSEATE